A genome region from Flavobacterium sp. CFS9 includes the following:
- the leuS gene encoding leucine--tRNA ligase has product MKYNPNEIEAKWQKYWAENQIFAAKNNSEKPKHYVLDMFPYPSGAGLHVGHPLGYIASDVYSRFKRHQGFNVLHPMGYDSFGLPAEQYAIQTGQRPEDTTRVNIDGGVDKEGKQIAGYRKQLDKIGFSFDWGREVRTSNPDYYKHTQWIFIQLFNSWYCERQEKAFDITELIGVFEEQGNKLVEAVCDDNIAIFTAEEWKSYSDDQKEEILLKYRMTYLAETEVNWCPGLGTVLANDEIVNGVSERGGFPVIRKKMTQWSMRISAYAERLLQGLNEIDWSESIKESQRNWIGKSVGALVKFQVLGSKFQLDAQSQETLNVKPETNFIEVFTTRPDTIFGVTFMTLAPEHDLVAKITTPEQKEAVEAYIEKTAKRSERERMADVKTISGVFTGAYAEHPFTKEPIPVWIGDYVLAGYGTGAVMAVPCGDERDYAFANFFKGQNGMQEIKNIFANVDISEAAYGSKDNVEIANSDFLNGLNYKEATQAAITALEKLGQGIGKTNYRLRDAVFSRQRYWGEPFPVYYVNGLPKMIDTQHLPIILPEVEKYLPTEDGLPPLGNAAVWAWDTTNNKVVNTDLVDHATVFPLELNTMPGWAGSSWYWMRYMDAHNENEFASKEALAYWESVDLYIGGSEHATGHLLYSRFWNKFLKDKGFAPTEEPFKKLINQGMILGTTAYVYRLEGTNTFVSKNKIGDQNVQPLRVDVNFVNSSDELDVERFKNWREDFNTAEFIFDENGKYIVGREVEKMSKSYYNVVTPDDICNEYGADTLRLYEMFLGPLEQAKPWNTAGISGVFGFLKKLWRLYFDDNGLIVNNDEPTKDNLKSLHKTIKKVAEDIESFSFNTSVSQFMICVNELSAQNCHSRAILEPLAILVSPYAPHIAEELWLQLGNKESIAAVDFPVFEPKHLIETNKEYPVSFNGKMRFTIELPLDLTKEQIEEIVMKDERTLRQLEGRTPNKVIIVPGKIINLVG; this is encoded by the coding sequence ATGAAATACAATCCAAACGAAATAGAAGCCAAATGGCAAAAATATTGGGCCGAAAACCAAATTTTTGCAGCAAAGAATAATTCTGAAAAACCCAAACATTATGTGTTGGACATGTTTCCTTACCCTTCCGGGGCAGGATTACACGTAGGACATCCGCTGGGTTATATTGCCTCAGATGTTTATTCTCGTTTCAAAAGACATCAGGGTTTTAATGTTTTGCATCCAATGGGGTACGACAGTTTTGGATTGCCGGCAGAACAGTATGCAATTCAAACCGGACAGCGTCCGGAAGATACCACGCGTGTTAATATTGACGGTGGAGTAGATAAAGAAGGAAAACAAATTGCAGGATATAGAAAACAGTTGGATAAAATTGGATTTTCATTTGATTGGGGGCGTGAAGTTCGAACTTCAAATCCGGACTATTATAAACATACACAATGGATTTTCATTCAGTTGTTCAATTCCTGGTATTGTGAAAGACAGGAAAAAGCATTTGATATTACAGAGTTAATAGGTGTTTTTGAAGAACAGGGAAATAAATTAGTAGAAGCAGTTTGCGACGATAATATTGCGATTTTCACAGCAGAAGAATGGAAATCGTATTCTGATGATCAAAAAGAAGAAATTCTTTTGAAGTACAGAATGACCTACCTGGCAGAAACAGAAGTAAACTGGTGCCCTGGTTTAGGAACCGTTTTAGCTAATGATGAAATTGTAAACGGCGTTTCAGAACGTGGAGGATTTCCGGTAATTCGTAAAAAAATGACCCAATGGAGTATGCGTATTTCTGCTTATGCAGAGCGTTTGCTTCAAGGTTTAAATGAAATTGACTGGAGTGAGTCTATCAAAGAATCCCAAAGAAACTGGATTGGGAAATCGGTTGGAGCATTAGTGAAGTTTCAAGTTTTAGGTTCCAAGTTTCAGCTTGATGCACAAAGTCAGGAAACTTTAAACGTGAAACCTGAAACAAATTTTATTGAGGTATTTACCACTCGTCCTGATACCATCTTTGGAGTGACTTTTATGACTTTGGCACCGGAACATGATTTGGTGGCTAAAATTACAACTCCGGAACAAAAAGAGGCGGTTGAAGCCTATATCGAAAAAACAGCAAAACGTTCCGAGCGTGAGCGTATGGCCGATGTAAAAACCATTTCGGGAGTATTTACAGGAGCTTATGCAGAGCACCCATTTACGAAAGAGCCAATTCCGGTTTGGATTGGTGATTATGTTTTGGCCGGATACGGAACAGGTGCTGTAATGGCTGTTCCTTGCGGAGATGAAAGAGATTATGCTTTTGCAAATTTCTTTAAAGGTCAGAACGGAATGCAGGAAATCAAAAATATTTTTGCCAACGTTGATATTTCTGAAGCCGCTTATGGTTCGAAAGACAACGTTGAAATTGCCAATTCTGATTTCTTAAACGGATTAAATTATAAAGAAGCTACTCAGGCTGCTATTACGGCGTTAGAAAAATTAGGACAGGGAATTGGAAAAACCAATTACCGTTTGCGTGATGCAGTTTTCTCCCGTCAGCGTTATTGGGGTGAGCCATTCCCTGTGTATTATGTGAATGGTCTTCCAAAAATGATTGATACACAGCATTTGCCAATCATTTTGCCTGAAGTAGAGAAATATTTACCAACCGAAGACGGTTTACCTCCATTAGGAAATGCAGCGGTTTGGGCTTGGGACACAACAAATAATAAAGTTGTCAATACCGATTTAGTAGATCATGCAACGGTATTTCCATTAGAATTGAACACCATGCCGGGTTGGGCAGGAAGTTCATGGTACTGGATGCGTTACATGGATGCACACAACGAAAATGAATTTGCAAGCAAAGAAGCCTTGGCTTATTGGGAAAGTGTTGATTTGTATATCGGAGGAAGCGAGCACGCAACCGGACACTTATTGTATTCCCGTTTTTGGAACAAATTCTTAAAAGACAAAGGTTTTGCTCCAACCGAAGAACCATTCAAAAAACTGATCAATCAGGGAATGATTTTAGGGACGACAGCTTATGTGTATAGATTAGAAGGAACAAATACTTTTGTTTCGAAGAATAAAATCGGAGATCAGAATGTACAGCCGCTTCGTGTGGACGTTAATTTTGTAAATTCTTCGGATGAATTGGACGTAGAAAGATTTAAAAACTGGAGAGAAGATTTTAATACGGCAGAATTTATTTTTGACGAGAACGGAAAATATATCGTTGGACGTGAAGTCGAGAAAATGTCGAAATCATATTACAATGTGGTAACGCCGGATGATATTTGTAACGAATACGGAGCCGATACCTTGCGTTTGTACGAAATGTTCTTAGGGCCGTTAGAGCAGGCAAAACCTTGGAATACGGCTGGTATTTCGGGAGTATTTGGTTTCCTTAAAAAGTTATGGAGATTGTACTTTGATGATAATGGTTTAATCGTAAACAACGACGAACCAACAAAAGACAATTTAAAATCATTGCATAAAACCATCAAAAAAGTAGCAGAAGACATCGAGAGTTTTTCTTTCAATACCTCTGTTTCTCAGTTTATGATTTGTGTGAATGAATTGTCTGCGCAAAACTGTCATTCGAGAGCAATTTTGGAACCGTTAGCAATTTTAGTTTCTCCTTATGCACCGCATATTGCAGAGGAATTATGGTTGCAATTAGGGAATAAAGAATCAATAGCAGCAGTTGATTTTCCTGTTTTTGAACCTAAACATTTAATAGAAACCAATAAAGAATATCCGGTTTCTTTCAATGGTAAAATGCGTTTTACGATCGAACTGCCTTTGGATTTAACGAAAGAGCAGATCGAAGAAATTGTCATGAAAGACGAAAGAACTTTACGTCAGTTAGAAGGAAGAACACCAAATAAAGTAATTATTGTTCCCGGTAAAATCATTAATCTGGTAGGGTAA
- a CDS encoding cell division protein FtsX, giving the protein MSSNFDKFQKRRLISSYFSVVLSVFLVLFLLGVLGLFIINSKKLANDFKEKIAMTVFFKNEANDSVIKAFHTELKRAPFARSFVYVTKEKAAKEHTDIIGEDFLTFLGENPLLNSYDIHLKADYVERDSILKIESKLRQNTMIEDIVYDKQLVNLVNDNIKKVSMWILIISGFLAVIAVLLINSSLRLSIHSNRFIIKTMQMVGATKSFIRKPFVMRSVKLGMLGAGLAIIALIGLLFYVETNFPGLGILEDKALIGLVLLAVFGLGVLITWVSTHFATQRFLNLRTDDLY; this is encoded by the coding sequence ATGAGTTCTAACTTTGATAAATTTCAAAAGCGCAGGTTAATTTCCTCTTATTTTTCGGTTGTATTAAGTGTATTTCTGGTTTTATTCCTACTAGGGGTACTAGGATTATTCATTATCAATTCTAAGAAACTGGCTAATGATTTTAAAGAAAAAATTGCAATGACGGTTTTCTTTAAAAACGAGGCTAATGACAGCGTGATAAAAGCTTTCCATACAGAACTAAAAAGAGCGCCTTTTGCAAGATCATTCGTTTATGTAACAAAAGAAAAAGCGGCAAAAGAACACACTGACATTATCGGAGAAGATTTTCTGACTTTCTTAGGTGAGAACCCATTATTGAATTCTTACGACATTCACTTAAAAGCGGATTATGTTGAAAGAGACAGCATCCTTAAAATAGAAAGCAAACTACGTCAAAACACCATGATTGAAGATATTGTTTACGACAAACAATTGGTTAATCTGGTAAACGACAATATCAAAAAAGTAAGTATGTGGATTTTGATTATCAGTGGTTTCCTTGCGGTTATTGCTGTTCTGTTAATCAACAGTTCCCTACGTTTATCTATTCATTCGAATCGTTTTATCATCAAAACCATGCAAATGGTGGGTGCCACAAAATCGTTTATCCGTAAGCCATTTGTAATGCGCAGTGTAAAATTAGGAATGTTAGGTGCAGGTCTTGCTATCATTGCGCTGATCGGACTTCTGTTCTATGTAGAAACTAATTTCCCGGGCTTGGGTATTTTAGAAGATAAAGCCTTAATCGGATTGGTATTGTTAGCCGTATTCGGATTAGGAGTTTTGATTACCTGGGTAAGTACTCACTTTGCTACACAGCGTTTCCTAAATTTAAGAACTGACGATCTTTATTAA
- a CDS encoding DUF3098 domain-containing protein, with product MKNNNKEEQTPKQEFLFDGINYKILLIGIGVIALGFILMSGGGSNDPNVFNEDVFNFRRIRLAPTTVLIGFGITIYSIFKKSK from the coding sequence ATGAAAAACAACAATAAAGAAGAACAAACACCAAAACAAGAATTCCTTTTTGACGGAATTAATTACAAAATTCTATTAATCGGAATTGGAGTTATTGCCTTAGGCTTTATCCTAATGTCTGGCGGAGGAAGCAACGATCCGAATGTTTTTAATGAAGACGTATTTAACTTCAGACGTATTCGTTTGGCTCCAACCACAGTTTTAATCGGTTTTGGAATCACCATTTATTCTATTTTCAAAAAATCTAAATAG
- a CDS encoding undecaprenyl-diphosphate phosphatase, with the protein MNTLQAIVLAIIEGITEFLPVSSTGHMIIASSFFGIAHEDFTKLFTIVIQLGAILSVVVLYFKRFFQTLDFYFKLLVAFVPAVVLGLLLSDFIDGLLENPVTVAISLLIGGLILLKVDEWFNNPNTTESSSEITYLQAFKIGLFQCIAMIPGVSRSGASIVGGMSQKLSRTTAAEFSFFLAVPTMLGATVKKCYDYYKSGFELTHDQINILVIGNVVAFIVALLAIKSFIGFLTKNGFKVFGYYRIIAGIILLLIHFFIHPLTII; encoded by the coding sequence ATGAATACATTACAAGCTATCGTTCTTGCTATTATTGAAGGCATCACTGAATTTTTGCCTGTTTCTTCAACCGGTCACATGATTATTGCCTCTTCCTTTTTCGGAATTGCTCATGAAGATTTCACTAAACTTTTCACCATTGTCATTCAGCTTGGCGCGATACTTTCGGTAGTGGTTTTGTATTTCAAACGATTCTTTCAAACACTTGATTTTTACTTTAAACTTTTGGTTGCCTTTGTTCCGGCAGTCGTATTAGGCTTATTGTTAAGTGATTTTATCGATGGTTTGTTAGAAAATCCTGTTACCGTTGCTATTTCTCTTTTGATAGGAGGCTTAATTTTACTAAAAGTTGACGAATGGTTCAACAATCCAAATACAACTGAAAGCTCTTCTGAAATCACCTATTTACAAGCTTTTAAAATTGGTTTATTCCAGTGTATTGCTATGATTCCGGGAGTTTCAAGAAGCGGCGCCAGTATTGTTGGCGGAATGTCTCAAAAATTATCCCGTACCACAGCCGCAGAATTCTCTTTCTTTTTGGCTGTTCCAACCATGTTAGGTGCAACCGTAAAAAAATGCTACGATTATTACAAATCCGGATTCGAACTGACTCACGATCAGATTAACATACTGGTAATTGGAAATGTCGTTGCTTTTATTGTAGCACTTCTTGCTATTAAATCCTTTATTGGATTTTTGACTAAAAACGGTTTTAAAGTTTTTGGCTATTACCGAATCATTGCAGGAATCATTCTGTTGCTGATTCACTTTTTCATTCATCCTCTTACGATTATATAA
- the truB gene encoding tRNA pseudouridine(55) synthase TruB: MTPEEYLDGQVLLIDKPLKWSSFQAVNKLKYLLINKVGLPKKFKIGHAGTLDPLATGLLLICTGKFTKKISELQGQAKEYTGTFYIGATTPSYDLETEIDQTFPTDHINEALIHETVKQFLGEIDQKPPIFSAIKKDGVRLYEHARAGETVEIATRKTTIHEFEITRIALPEVDFRVVCSKGTYIRSLAFDFGKAMNSGSHLTVLRRTKIGDYDVKNAIDITLFEESLQQE; this comes from the coding sequence ATGACTCCTGAAGAATATTTAGACGGACAGGTTTTACTGATTGACAAACCTTTAAAATGGAGTTCGTTTCAAGCTGTCAACAAACTAAAATACCTTTTAATCAACAAAGTCGGACTTCCGAAAAAGTTCAAAATTGGTCATGCCGGAACCTTAGATCCTTTGGCAACCGGCCTATTGCTAATCTGTACCGGAAAATTCACCAAGAAAATTTCTGAGCTACAGGGTCAGGCCAAAGAATATACGGGAACATTTTACATTGGAGCTACTACTCCATCTTACGATTTAGAAACCGAAATCGATCAGACTTTTCCAACTGATCATATTAACGAAGCACTGATTCATGAAACAGTGAAACAATTTCTGGGCGAAATCGATCAGAAACCACCCATTTTCTCTGCCATAAAAAAAGACGGTGTTCGTTTGTACGAGCATGCGCGTGCAGGAGAAACTGTAGAAATTGCGACTAGAAAAACCACCATTCATGAATTCGAAATTACCCGAATAGCCTTACCCGAGGTAGATTTTAGGGTGGTTTGCAGCAAAGGGACTTATATTCGCTCTCTGGCTTTTGATTTTGGAAAAGCGATGAATTCCGGATCGCATTTAACCGTTTTACGCCGAACTAAAATTGGCGATTACGATGTAAAAAATGCTATTGACATTACCCTTTTTGAAGAAAGTCTTCAGCAGGAATAA
- a CDS encoding Ig-like domain-containing protein codes for MKNHFLLLLLVFTISSNSQTVNQKIVSTDIDNFWKAYDKIVTEKDSIKQYSFLKELYLDKATPGLKSLLEVRNYTAKDYINAINKYPKFWNSLKPNTLNAAELYPEIDADIHKLKQAYPDLKPSTIYFSIGAFRTNGTIQEDRVLIGSELSLADETTVIDELPAWRQPFYKEYEPRKNIALLCTHEYVHTQQKELVEDLLLMCLYEGVAEFVSCKVTNKKSSSPAIEFGKSNQPKVIEQFIVDLYIKSNNYNWIWGENRNHLKVRDLGYYIGYEICERYYNSSKDKTKAIKTLIELDYHNEKEVARIVDGTKLFPQNLKKLRQNYEKQRPSVVSISAFKNGSKKVKSGETEITITFSEPLNGRSTGIDFGPLGENFFPKINTNRIWSADMKSWTIKADLKPGQHYQILISDNFRKQNGVRLKPFLIDFKTAE; via the coding sequence ATGAAAAACCACTTTCTGCTGCTATTGCTTGTCTTCACAATCTCATCAAACAGCCAAACCGTTAATCAAAAAATTGTTTCTACTGATATTGATAATTTCTGGAAGGCTTACGATAAAATTGTCACCGAAAAAGACAGCATCAAACAATACTCTTTTTTAAAAGAACTGTATCTCGACAAAGCTACTCCGGGGCTAAAAAGCTTACTCGAGGTCCGAAATTATACTGCCAAAGACTACATCAATGCCATAAATAAATATCCTAAATTCTGGAATTCGCTAAAACCAAACACTTTAAATGCTGCCGAACTTTATCCGGAAATTGATGCCGATATTCACAAACTGAAACAAGCTTATCCCGATTTAAAACCATCCACTATTTATTTTTCGATTGGAGCATTTCGAACAAACGGAACCATTCAGGAAGATCGGGTTTTAATTGGGAGCGAACTGAGCCTTGCAGACGAAACTACCGTTATTGATGAACTTCCGGCGTGGAGACAACCCTTTTACAAAGAATACGAGCCGAGAAAAAACATTGCATTGCTCTGCACGCACGAATATGTACATACACAGCAAAAAGAACTGGTAGAAGACCTACTTTTGATGTGTCTTTATGAAGGTGTTGCCGAGTTTGTTTCCTGTAAAGTAACCAACAAAAAATCAAGCTCGCCTGCAATTGAATTTGGAAAAAGCAATCAACCAAAAGTGATCGAACAGTTTATCGTGGATTTGTATATCAAAAGCAACAATTATAACTGGATCTGGGGCGAAAACAGAAATCATTTAAAAGTTAGAGATCTGGGATATTATATAGGTTACGAGATCTGCGAACGTTACTACAATTCATCCAAAGACAAAACGAAAGCAATAAAGACTCTAATTGAACTTGATTACCACAATGAAAAAGAAGTCGCACGTATTGTAGACGGTACCAAATTGTTTCCGCAAAATCTAAAAAAACTACGCCAGAATTACGAAAAACAAAGACCTAGCGTTGTATCCATCTCTGCATTTAAAAACGGGAGTAAAAAAGTAAAATCGGGCGAAACTGAAATCACGATTACTTTTTCGGAACCGTTAAACGGGCGCAGTACGGGAATCGATTTTGGTCCACTTGGAGAGAACTTTTTCCCAAAAATAAACACAAACAGAATCTGGTCTGCTGATATGAAATCCTGGACTATTAAAGCTGATCTAAAACCCGGCCAACATTACCAAATTTTAATTTCGGATAATTTCAGAAAACAAAACGGAGTGAGACTAAAACCTTTTTTAATCGATTTTAAAACGGCGGAGTAA
- a CDS encoding phytanoyl-CoA dioxygenase family protein, whose translation MNSFEQNGYVFLENFFSENELAVIEKGLVKFHEIWLRDNEISYEKGVLNSHSLTKGDGLTEEEKTSLFEFIAQDKFEEILSVIFPKPPVFLNTQLFFDPKDEARKNYWHRDIQYTGMSVEDQKEAIKTQNVVHFRIPMKTERGIELIPTTHREWDLPEEFEVRNSLKGRLQSDDLKRGEIVRLNRGDLLIFSANMIHRGIYGKDRFSLDIIFCDNIPQMKAFIDKDNLPSAKILEKLKNKPLFDI comes from the coding sequence ATGAATAGTTTTGAACAAAACGGATACGTATTTCTGGAGAATTTCTTTTCTGAAAATGAACTGGCAGTAATTGAAAAAGGATTAGTTAAATTCCATGAAATTTGGTTGCGTGATAATGAAATAAGCTATGAAAAAGGAGTTTTAAACAGTCACAGTCTAACCAAGGGTGATGGTTTAACTGAGGAAGAAAAAACAAGTCTTTTTGAATTTATTGCCCAGGACAAGTTTGAAGAAATACTAAGTGTTATCTTTCCTAAACCTCCTGTTTTTTTGAATACCCAGCTTTTTTTTGATCCAAAAGATGAAGCCCGGAAGAATTATTGGCACCGTGACATACAATATACGGGAATGTCCGTCGAAGATCAAAAGGAGGCCATCAAAACTCAAAATGTAGTTCATTTCAGAATTCCCATGAAAACTGAACGTGGAATTGAACTGATTCCAACAACACATCGCGAATGGGATTTGCCGGAAGAGTTTGAGGTTAGGAATTCTTTGAAAGGCCGTCTCCAAAGTGACGATTTAAAACGTGGAGAAATTGTAAGATTGAATCGGGGAGATTTATTGATTTTTTCTGCCAATATGATCCATCGTGGTATTTATGGAAAGGATAGATTTTCTCTGGATATTATTTTTTGCGATAATATTCCCCAAATGAAAGCCTTTATAGACAAAGATAATTTACCATCAGCAAAAATCTTGGAGAAGCTTAAAAACAAACCGCTTTTTGATATTTAG
- a CDS encoding thioredoxin family protein gives MKSSIAKALFNSHSYTEYRKIVTDLLLEGKSTGNEQSESLTNYTKLNEARMNRLEKTMKVSDEVVSELENLKYNYIWLVISEGWCGDAAQILPIINKMALASHKKIDLRIVFRDENDALMNQYLTNGGRAIPKVIVICKETGIARADWGPRPKEAIELVINYKKEFGVIDEKIKTDLQLWYLTDKGLSTQNELMDIMRVLEIRE, from the coding sequence ATGAAAAGTAGTATAGCCAAAGCATTATTCAATAGTCATTCGTATACCGAATATCGAAAAATAGTTACCGATTTATTACTGGAAGGGAAATCAACAGGCAATGAACAATCTGAAAGCTTAACCAATTACACTAAGCTGAATGAGGCCAGGATGAACCGACTAGAGAAAACCATGAAAGTTTCGGATGAAGTAGTTTCCGAATTAGAAAACTTAAAGTACAATTACATCTGGCTGGTGATTTCTGAAGGCTGGTGTGGCGATGCGGCACAGATACTTCCTATTATTAATAAGATGGCTTTAGCATCGCATAAAAAAATAGACCTGCGAATCGTTTTTCGTGATGAGAATGACGCATTAATGAATCAATACCTGACCAATGGCGGAAGAGCGATTCCAAAAGTGATTGTGATTTGTAAAGAAACCGGAATAGCCCGTGCAGATTGGGGACCGAGACCAAAAGAAGCCATCGAGTTAGTGATAAATTATAAAAAGGAATTTGGTGTAATTGATGAAAAAATTAAAACCGATTTGCAGTTGTGGTATTTGACCGACAAAGGGCTAAGTACTCAAAATGAACTTATGGATATCATGCGCGTGCTGGAAATCAGGGAGTAA
- the pyrH gene encoding UMP kinase, with product MKYKRILLKLSGEALMGDLQYGIDPKRLGEYADEIKQIHDKGVEIAIVIGGGNIFRGVAGASAGMDRVQGDYMGMLATVINGMALQGALEDKGMKTRLQTALKMESIAEPYIKRRADRHLEKGRIVIFGAGTGNPYFTTDTAAVLRGIEINADVILKGTRVDGVYDSDPEKNASAVKFDFISFDDVLKKGLNVMDTTAFTLSQENKLPIVVFDMNKIGNLLKICEGENVGTVVNI from the coding sequence ATGAAATATAAAAGAATTCTTCTAAAACTTAGCGGAGAGGCCTTAATGGGTGATTTACAATACGGTATTGATCCGAAAAGATTAGGCGAATATGCAGATGAGATTAAGCAGATTCATGACAAAGGAGTAGAAATTGCTATTGTAATTGGAGGAGGAAATATTTTTAGAGGCGTTGCAGGTGCAAGTGCCGGTATGGATAGAGTACAAGGCGATTATATGGGAATGCTTGCTACTGTAATTAACGGAATGGCTTTGCAGGGAGCACTTGAAGACAAAGGAATGAAAACGCGTTTGCAGACTGCTTTGAAAATGGAATCTATCGCAGAACCATATATCAAAAGAAGAGCAGACCGTCATCTTGAAAAAGGAAGAATCGTAATTTTTGGTGCCGGAACCGGAAATCCTTATTTTACAACTGATACAGCTGCCGTTTTAAGAGGTATCGAAATCAATGCAGATGTGATCTTAAAAGGAACTCGTGTAGATGGTGTTTATGATTCTGATCCGGAGAAAAATGCATCAGCTGTGAAATTTGATTTTATTTCGTTTGATGATGTTCTTAAAAAAGGACTAAACGTGATGGATACTACAGCTTTTACTTTAAGCCAGGAGAACAAATTGCCAATCGTTGTTTTTGATATGAACAAAATTGGTAATCTTTTGAAAATCTGTGAAGGTGAAAACGTTGGAACAGTAGTTAATATCTAG
- the frr gene encoding ribosome recycling factor, whose product MTEEVEFILDSTEESMNGSIAHLEKEFLNIRAGKASPAMLGSVFVDYYGAATPLSQVSKISVPDARTITLQPFEKNMLSVIEKAIMVANIGFNPMNNGDVIIISVPPLTEERRKELAKQAKAEAEDAKIGVRNVRKDANTDIKKLEKEGTSEDICKSAEEQVQNLTNTYIKKIDELLAAKEAEIMKV is encoded by the coding sequence ATGACTGAAGAAGTAGAATTTATATTAGACAGTACGGAAGAATCTATGAACGGTTCGATTGCGCACTTAGAGAAAGAATTTCTTAACATTCGTGCGGGAAAAGCTTCTCCGGCTATGTTGGGAAGTGTTTTTGTAGATTATTACGGAGCTGCAACACCACTTTCTCAAGTATCAAAAATCAGTGTACCTGATGCCAGAACAATTACATTACAGCCTTTTGAAAAAAACATGTTGTCTGTAATTGAAAAAGCGATCATGGTTGCCAACATTGGTTTTAATCCGATGAACAACGGAGACGTTATTATCATCAGTGTTCCGCCTTTGACAGAGGAACGTCGTAAAGAACTGGCAAAACAAGCGAAAGCTGAAGCTGAAGATGCTAAAATTGGTGTTCGTAACGTACGTAAAGACGCCAATACAGATATCAAAAAATTAGAAAAAGAAGGAACTTCTGAAGACATTTGCAAATCAGCTGAAGAGCAGGTTCAGAATTTAACCAATACTTACATCAAAAAAATCGATGAGTTACTGGCTGCGAAAGAGGCCGAAATCATGAAGGTGTAA